One window of Toxotes jaculatrix isolate fToxJac2 chromosome 19, fToxJac2.pri, whole genome shotgun sequence genomic DNA carries:
- the acot20 gene encoding acyl-coenzyme A thioesterase 1 isoform X1: MAYSQIRLKILPSVRCLFDKLVQVKVEGLAPFKPVELRSKLVDDRGVVFKASALYKADETGQVDVCRAPSLAGSYTGVEPMGLFWAMASDTPHSKLLKKNVLSPTLVEIAATSAETGEVLTSETNERGYMTEGMKRIPVQEGRIRGVLFIPPGKGPFPGIVDLYTLGGGLTEPRASLLADKGFVVLALAYYGYQDLPKNPKNLDLEYFEEAVTYLRSLPEVRGPGIGIISISHSGALALSMSSFFSGISATVCINGCSANTVIPLHYKDVVIPPLPPVIKNIKITDSGLVDIRDALPDPTLEKNRASLIPIERASCQFLFAVSEDDHNWNSAFFAKQAAATLRNHGKESFQVVTYPKAGHFLEVPHMPYCSSGFHAAVGQAVVFGGEPKAHSEAQLDLWERVQEFFKSHLDNKSTC; the protein is encoded by the exons ATGGCTTATTCACAGATCCGACTGAAAATTCTCCCCAGTGTCCGTTGTCTCTTTGACAAACTGGTGCAGGTAAAAGTAGAGGGACTAGCTCCCTTCAAACCAGTAGAGTTAAGGTCCAAACTGGTTGATGACAGAGGGGTGGTTTTCAAGGCCTCTGCATTGTACAAAGCAGATGAAACTGGCCAGGTGGATGTTTGCCGTGCACCTTCTCTGGCAGGAAGTTACACCGGAGTGGAGCCCATGGGTTTGTTTTGGGCCATGGCATCAGACACTCCACACAGTAAACTCCTAAAGAAGAATGTGCTCAGCCCAACACTGGTGGAGATAGCAGCAACAAGTGCAGAGACTGGTGAGGTGTTAACCTCTGAAACTAACGAGAGAGGATACATGACAGAAGGGATGAAGAGAATACCTGTGCAAGAGGGCAGGATACGAGGAGTCCTCTTCATACCACCAG gaAAGGGTCCATTCCCTGGAATTGTGGATTTGTACACTTTAGGTGGAGGTCTTACTGAACCCAGAGCCAGCCTCTTGGCAGATAAAGGTTTTGTCGTTCTGGCACTGGCCTATTATGGCTACCAGGATTTACCaaaaaaccctaaaaacctgGATTTGGAGTACTTTGAAGAGGCTGTAACATATCTGAGGAGTCTGCCAGAG GTCAGAGGTCCTGGGATCGGCATCATATCAATCTCTCATAGCGGTGCTTTGGCCTTATCGATGTCATCGTTCTTCTCAGGGATCTCAGCAACCGTATGTATTAATGGCTGCAGTGCAAACACTGTGATTCCTCTACACTACAAAGACGTTGTAATTCCTCCGCTCCCCcctgtcataaaaaatattaaaatcacaGACTCTGGGCTTGTAGATATACGCGATGCCTTACCAGACCCTACCTTGGAAAAGAACAGAGCGTCTTTGATTCCAATTGAACGTGCCAGCTGCCAGTTCTTGTTTGCTGTTTCCGAAGACGACCACAACTGGAACAGTGCGTTTTTTGCAAAACAGGCTGCTGCAACACTGAGAAATCATGGCAAAGAGTCGTTTCAGGTGGTTACTTATCCTAAAGCTGGGCACTTTTTGGAGGTCCCTCACATGCCTTATTGTTCGTCTGGGTTTCATGCAGCAGTAGGGCAGGCTGTGGTGTTTGGTGGGGAGCCAAAAGCCCACTCTGAGGCTCAGCTGGACCTGTGGGAAAGAGTCCAGGAGTTCTTCAAGAGCCACTTGGACAACAAGAGCACTTGTTAG
- the acot20 gene encoding acyl-coenzyme A thioesterase 1 isoform X2, translating to MAYSQIRLKILPSVRCLFDKLVQVKVEGLAPFKPVELRSKLVDDRGVVFKASALYKADETGQVDVCRAPSLAGSYTGVEPMGLFWAMASDTPHSKLLKKNVLSPTLVEIAATSAETGEVLTSETNERGYMTEGMKRIPVQEGRIRGVLFIPPGKGPFPGIVDLYTLGGGLTEPRASLLADKGFVVLALAYYGYQDLPKNPKNLDLEYFEEAVTYLRSLPEVRGPGIGIISISHSGALALSMSSFFSGISATIYAMPYQTLPWKRTERL from the exons ATGGCTTATTCACAGATCCGACTGAAAATTCTCCCCAGTGTCCGTTGTCTCTTTGACAAACTGGTGCAGGTAAAAGTAGAGGGACTAGCTCCCTTCAAACCAGTAGAGTTAAGGTCCAAACTGGTTGATGACAGAGGGGTGGTTTTCAAGGCCTCTGCATTGTACAAAGCAGATGAAACTGGCCAGGTGGATGTTTGCCGTGCACCTTCTCTGGCAGGAAGTTACACCGGAGTGGAGCCCATGGGTTTGTTTTGGGCCATGGCATCAGACACTCCACACAGTAAACTCCTAAAGAAGAATGTGCTCAGCCCAACACTGGTGGAGATAGCAGCAACAAGTGCAGAGACTGGTGAGGTGTTAACCTCTGAAACTAACGAGAGAGGATACATGACAGAAGGGATGAAGAGAATACCTGTGCAAGAGGGCAGGATACGAGGAGTCCTCTTCATACCACCAG gaAAGGGTCCATTCCCTGGAATTGTGGATTTGTACACTTTAGGTGGAGGTCTTACTGAACCCAGAGCCAGCCTCTTGGCAGATAAAGGTTTTGTCGTTCTGGCACTGGCCTATTATGGCTACCAGGATTTACCaaaaaaccctaaaaacctgGATTTGGAGTACTTTGAAGAGGCTGTAACATATCTGAGGAGTCTGCCAGAG GTCAGAGGTCCTGGGATCGGCATCATATCAATCTCTCATAGCGGTGCTTTGGCCTTATCGATGTCATCGTTCTTCTCAGGGATCTCAGCAACC ATATACGCGATGCCTTACCAGACCCTACCTTGGAAAAGAACAGAGCGTCTTTGA